A region from the Sphaerodactylus townsendi isolate TG3544 linkage group LG01, MPM_Stown_v2.3, whole genome shotgun sequence genome encodes:
- the TP53BP2 gene encoding LOW QUALITY PROTEIN: apoptosis-stimulating of p53 protein 2 (The sequence of the model RefSeq protein was modified relative to this genomic sequence to represent the inferred CDS: deleted 1 base in 1 codon), translated as MRFGAKMMPMFLTVYLSNNEQHFTEVPVTPETTCRDIVDLCKEPGETECHLAEVWCGSERPVADNERMLDLLQRYGVQRSEVRFFLRHERPPNRETGSGPRLQDPGIKRNGVKMPGEWRMENGVSAPRMDMTLAELQEMASRQQQQIEAQQQMLANKEQRLKFLKQQDQRQQQQAAEQEKLKRLKEIAENQEAKLKKVRALKGHVEQKRLSNGKLVEEIEQMNSLFQQKQRELVLAVSKVEELTRQLEMLKNGRIDGYHDNQSAVAELDRLYKELQLRNKLNQEQNAKLQQQRDSLNKRNSEVAVMDKRVNELRERLWKKKAALQQKENVPVSSDGNQPQPVVSTPSRVAAVGPYIQSSTMPRIASRNELLVKPPFPDGTATLQTPDGPLKTQTLPNMRGGVLSQMKAPVGPASADSKPPLVISDWNNSSADNFINQAPTSSTAKANGNSEGQAAEGDIPLREKKVRPFSMFDSVDSNGGTGIPATGTLRKNQSSEDLLRDGQMSSKNIAKVPPPVPTKPKQINLPYFGQASQLPSPDVKPDGNVQKLPLVIATVGSKQKPLTPPAPPQIQQRIPVSPSGLPPNQDQALPKQETPPAAAVRPFTPQSAKEAPPPPFRKPQTVAASSIYSMYTKQQTPGKNFQQAVQSALTRAQTRGPHFPSVYGKPVIAGAAPPNQQHQTENIYSSALGKPASPEPDLETPGSASENNETERIPRPLSPTKLLPFLSNPYRNQSDADLEALRKKLSNAPRPLKKRSSITEPEGPNGPNIQKLLYQRTTLAAMETISAPSYPPKQTSVAVAESSTEIPNPYLSTEMNKEMVPTSPEPAAAEEEESTSIDQTVGPVPSLGLESVPEGISDSTLITQSDMEEPRFEMPLPMEVYMEEYPPYPPPPYPSGEADSLGEDLFSMRPPEVTGQFCLPPGKRTNLRKVGSDRIAHGMRVKFNPLALLLDSSLEGEFDLVQRIIYEVEDPSLPNDEGITALHNAVCAGHTEIVKFLVQFGVNVNAADSDGWTPLHCAASCNNVQVCKFLVESGAAVFATTYSDMQTAADKCEEMEEGYTQCSQFLYGVQEKMGIMNKGVVYALWDYDAQNDDELSMKGGDCMTVLRREDEEEIEWWWAQLSDKEGYVPRNLLGLYPRIKPRQRSLA; from the exons GGAGTGGACCAAGATTGCAAGATCCAGGCATAAAgagaaatggtgtgaaaatgccTGGTGAATGGAGAATGGAAAACGGA GTCAGTGCTCCTAGGATGGATATGACCCTGGCTGAACTGCAGGAAATGGCATCACGGCAGCAACAACAAATAGAGGCGCAGCAGCAAATGCTGGCTAATAAG GAGCAGCGGCTAAAATTCTTGAAGCAGCAGGATCAGCGGCAGCAACaacaagcagcagaacaggaaaaaCTTAAAAGATTAAAAGAAATTGCTGAAAATCAGGAAGCCAAGTTGAAGAAAGTGAGAGCACTCAAAGGTCACGTGGAGCAGAAAAGACTCAGTAATGGGAAATTAG tggaggaGATTGAACAGATGAACAGTTTGTTCCAGCAAAAACAACGAGAACTGGTACTGGCTGTGTCAAAGGTAGAGGAACTTACCAGACAACTGGAGATGCTAAAGAATGGTCGGATTGATGGTTACCATGACAACCAGTCGGCTGTAGCTGAGCTTGACCGCCTGTACAAGGAGCTTCAG TTAAGGAACAAACTGAACCAAGAGCAGAATGCCAAGTTGCAGCAACAGAGGGACTCTTTAAACAAACGCAACTCAGAGGTGGCAGTAATGGACAAGCGTGTTAATGAGCTGAGGGAACGGCTGTGGAAGAAGAAGGCTGCATTACAGCAGAAAGAGAATGTACCA GTGTCTTCAGATGGGAATCAGCCACAGCCAGTTGTATCAACTCCAAGTCGAGTGGCGGCTGTTGGTCCTTACATCCAGTCTTCCACCATGCCACGCATTGCTTCAAGGAATGAACTTCTAGTCAAACCTCCCTTTCCAGATGGAACTGCAACCTTACAAACTCCTGACGGTCCATTGAAAACCCAAACCCTTCCAAATATGAGAGGTGGTGTTCTTTCACAAATGAAGGCTCCTGTTG GTCCTGCTTCTGCTGATTCAAAACCTCCACTGGTTATTAGTGACTGGAATAATTCAAGCGCTGATAACTTTATCAACCAAGCACCAACGTCCTCAACAGCAAAAGCCAATGGTAACAGTGAAGGACAGG CTGCTGAGGGTGACATTCCTCTTAGAGAGAAGAAAGTACGCCCTTTTTCCATGTTTGATTCTGTTGATTCAAATGGAGGTACTGGAATTCCTGCAACAGGTACACTGAGAAAAAATCAGAGTAGTGAAGACCTCTTGCGTGATGGCCAG ATGAGTTCTAAAAACATAGCAAAAGTACCACCACCTGTTCCCACCAAGCCAAAACAGATCAATTTACCTTATTTTGGTCAAGCCAGTCAGCTTCCCTCCCCGGATGTTAAGCCCGATGGTAATGTCCAGAAGCTGCCCCTGGTGATTGCAACTGTGGGAAGCAAGCAGAAGCCGCTGACGCCACCTGCCCCTCCGCAGATCCAGCAAAGAATCCCCGTGTCCCCAAGTGGTTTGCCTCCTAATCAGGACCAGGCTCTTCCCAAACAAGAAactcctcctgctgcagctgtgAGACCTTTCACCCCTCAGTCAGCCAAAGAGGCCCCTCCACCCCCCTTTCGAAAGCCACAGACTGTGGCGGCAAGTTCAATATACAGCATGTATACAAAGCAGCAGACTCCTGGGAAGAACTTTCAGCAGGCAGTGCAGAGCGCTTTGACGAGGGCACAGACCAGAGGGCCACATTTTCCAAGTG TATATGGAAAACCAGTCATTGCTGGAGCTGCTCCCCCAAATCAACAGCATCAGACGGAGAACATTTATTCAAGTGCCCTAGGCAAGCCAGCCAGTCCAGAGCCTGATCTAGAGACTCCAGGTTCAGCCAGTGAAAATAATGAAACTGAACGCATTCCTCGCCCACTCAGCCCCACCAAACTGTTGCCTTTCTTGTCAAATCCGTACAGAAATCAAAGTGATGCAGATCTGGAGGCCCTTCGGAAGAAGTTATCTAACGCTCCAAGGCCGCTGAAGAAACGTAGCTCCATTACTGAACCAGAGGGTCCCAATGGGCCTAATATTCAGAAGCTCTTATACCAGAGAACAACACTGGCTGCTATGGAGACTATCTCAGCTCCATCATACCCACCAAAGCAgacttcagtggctgttgctgaGAGTTCAACAGAAATCCCAAACCCTTACCTAAGCACAGAGATGAACAAAGAAATGGTTCCTACTTCACCTGAGCCTGCTGctgcagaggaggaagaaagcaCAAGTATCGATCAGACTGTTGGGCCTGTGCCTTCGTTAGGACTAGAGAGTGTCCCTGAAGGGATATCAGACAGCACCTTGATCACTCAGTCTGACATGGAAGAACCAAGGTTTGAGATGCCCTTGCCCATGGAAGTGTATATGGAGGAATACCCCCCCTATCCACCTCCTCCATACCCTTCAGGAGAAGCAGACAGTTTGGGAGAGGACTTGTTCAGTATGCGACCTCCTGAAGTCACTGGACAATTTTGTTTGCCACCT GGGAAGAGGACAAACTTGCGTAAAGTCGGCTCAGACAGGATTGCCCATGGAATGCGAGTG AAATTCAATCCTCTTGCTTTGCTTCTTGATTCTTCTCTTGAAGGAGAATTTGACCTTGTACAGAGAATAATTTATGAG GTTGAAGATCCTAGCTTGCCCAATGATGAAGGCATCACTGCACTTCACAATGCTGTTTGTGCTGGTCACACAGAGATTGTGAAATTCCTCGTACAGTTTGGTGTAAATGTAAATGCTGCAGATAGTGATGGATG GACACCACTGCATTGTGCAGCATCTTGCAATAATGTCCAAGTGTGCAAATTCCTAGTAGAGTCAGGTGCTGCTGTGTTTGCGACAACCTATAGCGACATGCAGACTGCAGCGGACAAATGTGAAGAAATGGAAGAAGGCTACACCCAGTGTTCTCAGTTTCTCTATG GAGTGCAAGAAAAAATGGGAATAATGAACAAGGGAGTGGTCTATGCTCTCTGGGATTATGATGCTCAGAATGATGATGAATTGTCTATGAAAGGAGGTGATTGCATGACAGTACTTCGCcgggaagatgaagaagaaattgAGTGGTGGTGGGCACAGCTAAGTGACAAGGAAGGATACGTGCCACGTAATTTACTTGGG ctGTACCCAAGGATTAAGCCGAGGCAAAGGAGCTTGGCATGA